TGTCAGTGCGGATGCCGGACGTCGTGTACCTGAGATCGAACCGCACTTGCCGAATCTCTGTATCGTTTCCTGTCTTGACTCCGGCGAGCATGGCCAGACCGCTAAGATTCGACCCCAGATTGAAGCCAGCCATCCGGGTGTTGTTTATCTCTACCGGCCCCTCGACCACCAGGTTGTCGGCTGGCCCCCTGGCAGTGAGATGCACCGTAAGCGTGCCACCCTTGAGCGTCGAGTTACTTGGCAACTGGATGCCTAGCGCCGGCAAAAGCTGCTCGAGTTGATCGATAGGCAGGCTCTCCCCGGCAAGCCGCATATCGACGCTGGCGCCCGCCGGAGTGAGGTTGTAGGTGCCGTTTCCATGCGCTCCGACATTGCCGGTCTTCAGAGTTAGATCTTTGACCTGCCCCGTGCGGTGCGCGAGATCGTGCACCACGTCATAGGTCAGATCCATGGGCCTTGGAGCCGGAGTTCCATTCTTCACCAGCTTCAATTTATCGGAGTGGATGCTGCCGGTGCTGCTGAGGTCGCGCCCATTCGACGTGGCATGGGCGACGATATCCGCCAGCATCGAAAACCCTTGATTCGGCGAAACAAAGCCCCCCGCGACCGGGTCAAGATGCTTCACGTTCAGGTCTGCGGTAAAGGGGCTGTTGGCAGCATCGTTCGAATCGATCGGTCCGGCTGTCCCCTTCACCGAGAGGTCGCCGCCTCCGGGGAGATTTGCCGTCAGCACAAAGGGGAATGCACTGAGGAAGGAGAACTTCTCTACCTGGAGGTTCACCTTGTCATAGACCAGTGGCCCCCGCTCCCGTGGCAGGCTGTCTACCGTGGCAACTCCGTCGATGATCTTGAGCAGGCCTACCTTCAGGTCAGGGAAGGCCGATTCCCTCTGTGCCTGGGCGCTTTTGTCCTGATTCGCCTGGCTCTTCGCAATGCTGGAAAAATTAAAAGTCCCATTGGCCGCATGAACAATATGAATTCTGGGCCGGTCCACCTTCAGGCTGGTCACCCGTAGAGCATGGTCGAAGATCAGCGGCTTCATCTCTACGCCAATATGCAGCGACGACGCCTCCAGAAATGGAGTGGGGCTATATGCAGGATCGTCCGAGATCGAAATATCCTTGGCAACCATCTGCCCGCTGAAGAGAGAGAGGCTTAAATCTCCCAGCTTTATCTGCCTTCCCAGCGCAGTGGAGAGCTGATTCTCCAGCATCGGGCGGAAGGTATTCGCATTGACGAACAGAGGAACCGCAATCGCCGCAAGGATTATCGCAGCAACTACACCGATCAGAACCTTACCCCATAGCTTCATATAATCCACCCGCGAGGTAGGAGGGTAATCTTCACCTAAAAGGTTGGTCAATCCAGGATTCTGTAAATTTATGCGCCAGAAAGCGGGGGCCACCGGGTGAGCACGATCCTCGAAAAGAATCGCGCTCACCCGGCCCTGTATCTCACTGCTTCTGCAAGTCGTAGTTCATGTAGACCACGTGTGTCTGGAGATACTCCTCCAGCCCGTGCTTCCCATCGGCGCCGCCGATTCCGGACTTGCGCCATCCGGCATGGAAACCCTGCATCGCTTCAAAATTCTCACGATTCACATAGGTTTCACCGAACTTCAATTCGTTCGAAGCGCGCATTGCAGCATCCAGACTTTGCGTATAGATGGAAGAGGTCAGTCCATATTCGCAATCGTTGGCGTACTCCAGTGCCTCGTCCAAAGTCTTGAACGTGGTGATCGGCAGAACCGGCCCGAAGACCTCCTGCTGCATGATGTCGGAGTCCTGTTTGCAGTTGGTCAGCACCGTCGGCGGATAGTAATAGCCGGCCTTGCCCTCAGCCTTCTTGCCGCCGCATTTCAACACAGCGCCTTCCTGGATCGCCCGCTGCACTGCCGCATCGACCAATTCAAGCTGCTTCCTGCTCACCAGAGGTCCCATCTCCGTGGCAGAGGCCAATGGATCGCCGACGACTGTCTGCTGCATCGCCGCGGTCATCTTCTCGATGAATGAGTCTGCAATGGACTCGTGAACATAGACGCGCTCCGCGCAGTTGCAGAGCTGGCCGGTATTGAGAATGCGCGATAGCCGGATGGCCTTGACCGCCAGATCGAGATCCGCATCTGCCATCACAATGGCCGGAGCCTTGCCGCCAAGCTCCAGCGAGACTTTCGTCACGTTGTCCGACGCTGCATGCATGACCGCAACGCCACCATCCACACTGCCCGTCATGCTCACCATGCCGACCTTGGGATGGCTTGCAAGCGCCTTGCCGATGACCGAGCCGGAGCCGGAGACCAGATTGAAGACTCCCTTTGGCAGGGATGACTGGGCAATGAGCTTGGCAAACTCAAAAGCGTTGTTGGGAGTCTCGCTGCTTGGCTTCACTACGATCGTGTTGCCGGTGACCAGCGCGGGAGCGACCTTGCGCACAATAAGAAAGAAGGGGAAATTCCAGGGCAAAATACCGGCGATGACGCCAATCGGCTGCTTATAGAGCAGAATATTTTCCCCAGGGCGATCGCTCTGGATAATTTCGCCTTCGTAACGGCGGGCAAACTCCGCCATATAGTCTACGTAGTCAGCGGCGAAATCCACCTCAACCTGCGCGAGGGATAAAACCTTGCCTTGCTCTTCAGTAATGGTCCGTGCCAGCGATTCACTGTTTGCGCGAATCAGCGTTGCGATCTCCCGCAGGTAACCCGCGCGCCGGATCGCCGGCAAGGCTGCCCAACTCTTCTGCGCTTTCTCCGCGGCGAGAACAGCGGAGTTCACATCCTCGACCGTACAACTCGGAACCTCGGAGATGACCTCTTCCGTGGAGGGATTCACGACCTGCAACATCTTGTCCGAGGTTACGAACTTACCGTCGATCAACATCTCATAGCGCCTGAGCGCTGCCTGTGTTGTGCTCATTGTAAAAATTCCTTTCTGCGGAGAGGACCCCATGCGAGTGCACAGAATCGCGATAAAAATGTTCCTTACTCTTCTGTGGGAGGAACGAGTCAATACAGTAAAACTCTTGCCCAATGCCTGTCGATGAAATTTCCGTGACGGACGTACGCTCCGGCAAAAACCATTTCGCCTGTCGAAATGGGGGTTGCTCCACATCGCGTACTTGCCTTGTTTCTCCAGGGTCACAGCACTATAGTTAGCCCGTGGAAATCAATTTTGCTTTTGGAAAGAATGGCCTGAAAGTAGAGCTTCCGGAAGGCTACCGGTATCAGGTTCTGGAATCGCGGTCGGCGGAGCCGCTGACACATCCTGAAGCCGCGATTGAAAATGCCCTCGACCATCCCGTTGCCGGCCCGTCCTTAAAGGAGCTTGCAGCCGGGAAGCGCTCGGCGGCGATTTCCGTGTGCGACATTACGCGCCCTGTTCCTAACTGGCAGATTCTGCCGCCCATGCTGGTCAGGCTGGAAGAGGCAGGGATTCCGCGCGAAGCGATTACGATTCTGATCGCCACCGGGCTGCACCGGCCTGCCTCCGAAGCGGAGATACGCGAAATTTGCGGCGAGACGATCGCGGCGCGATACCGCGTGCTCAATCACCATGCACGCGAACTCTCCGAACACCGCAACCTGGGCACCACTGCCTCAGGAACTCCGGTTTACGTGGATGAGCGCTTCGTTGCCGCCGACCTGCACCTCACTCTGGGCTTTATTGAACCGCACCTGATGCTGGGATTTTCCGGAGGACGCAAGCTGATCGCTCCTGGACTTGCAGCGCAGGAGACGATCAAGGTACTGCATAGCCCAAAATTCATGCGCGATCCTCGCAGCATGGAAGGCTCCGTCGACGAAAATCCCCTGCACCACGAGTTGCTGGAGATTGCCCGGATGGCGCGGCATGATTTCCTGGTGGATGTGGCGTTGACCCGCGAGGACGGGCATCATCGCATCGCTGCGGTTTTCGCAGGCGCTCCCGAGGAGGCCCACCGCAAGGGCAGGGAGTTTGTATCGAAGGTGATGCTGCAGCAGATGGAGGAGCCGGTGGATGCAGTGATCACCACAGCCGCGGGCTACCCGCTTGACCTCACCTTCTACCAGGCGATCAAGGGCATCACCGGCGCGGCGCAGGTCGTGAAGCCGGGCGGAAAGATCCTGATACTTGCCGAGTGTTCCGAAGGCGCCGGCGGTCCTGAGTTCAGCAGGATGCTTGGGGAGAATCCCTCGGATCGTCTGTTCATGGACAAGATTGCCAGGGATCCTGTCCTGGTGGATCAGTGGCAGCTTGAGAAACTGGGCCTGGTGACGGCGAAGGTGGGCGTGCTCTATTTCGTCCCGGGGCTGGAACCTGAGTATCAGAGCCGCCTGTGGGGCACGGCCTATCCGACGGTAAAAGCGGCGGTCAACGCCCTGACCTCCTCCGTTGCCACCAATGAAAGAATCGCCCTTATTCCCGAAGGCCCCTACGTTCTGGCCAGAGCCCAGGTCGGCCAGAGCATAGGGGCGCGCGGTTCAGTCAGCCGTGAATCGTCAGCACCGGGCAGGATGCTGTGCTGATTACGTGCGGCACAATCCCCTGGAAGAAGTGCGTAGTACCGATCGGCATAGGGGCCGCAGCCAGAACCAGAAGATCAGCCTTCAAGTTGCTGGCGGCGGTCACAATATCCGCAGGCACGCTATCGCTCAAAAAATAGCTGCGAATCAGAGGTTTCCTCGCTTCTTCCTCGGGAAGCGACCTGTCGATAATGGATTGAACCTCCCGCCAGGCACCTTCGTTGTCCGGCTGCCAGGGGTCTTCCAGGTGGAAGACTGTGTAGTTGGCACCCAGGCTCGTCGCCAGCCGGTATCCATACACGGCTGCTTCCACCTGCCTGGGATCGAGGCTTAGCGCACACACCACTTCCTTTGGTCTCCACTCGCCAGCTACCGCCTGCTGTGCTGCGGGACCAACGGTCATGACGGCACAGTCTGCATGGCGAAGCACCATCTCCGCCGTAGAGCCGAAGAGCAAACGATCCATCCCTTGAGGCCCATGCGTTCCAACTACGATGAGATCGGACTGAAATGTTTTGGAGAGAGCAACAATTTCATGCCCGGCGGAGCCCTGGGCACTAACAGCCTCGACGTTGAAACCGTCCGCCCGCATGGTTGCGGCATCGCTCTGCAATTTCTCTCCAATTCTGTTTTGCGATTCGCGGATGTCGTACCACGCCGCCTCCGACCTGGGCGGCTCATTGACGTGGACAAGCAATAAGTGGGAATGATAGCGCCGCGCGATTGCCTTGGCATACCCAAGCGCTTTCGTTGAGGCGCTGGATAGGTCCGTCGCGGTCAGGACCTCTTGAAAGGTAACGTTGATGGCAGTGGAAACCTGCATGACGCCCTCCGTGGAGCACATTTTGGGATGCTCCTTCCCTTCGTCGCAGGAGCCATTTCCATCGCGGCTGCGACGGCTGGGGAGACACTTCGGCCTATTCTTCTATCCCCCACATGAAGCCCGCGCTGTGATGCACATCACAGATCTTCGTCTTCGCTGAAAGATTTCCATCCCATCCGAAGACCTCGCTGCACACAACCGGAAACTCCTTCAAATTCTGTCTACTGCGTTGATTGAGACGAAGCATCCTACAAATAGCGGACAGGGGGATGTTATGGATAAGAACGTAATCCATCGCTGGAGCAATCCCGACACGATTCTGGTCGCAACGAATCTCGCAGATCGGCCTGCCTTGATGCTGCATTCTATTTCACAAGCCAAAGCCAGCGGTGCACAGGTTCTCCTGGTGCACGTGATCCGGCCGGCATATCTAAGTGCAAATTCGGAAGAGGGCGTTCCTTTCGTTTTGCCGAGTCCTACAGTCCACGAGGTTCGAGCAAAGTTGAAAGACCTGGCGTGTGAGTATCAGCAGAACGGGATTCCCTGCGAGCCAATCGCACTCAAAGGACTGCCTGCCGAAGAGATCCCCGCTCTGGTGAAAGACAGATCGGTAGACCGGGTGCTGGTTGCCACCAGAAATGCAGATGGTGTCGCACGGTTGATCGAGGGCTCGGTTGCGGAAGATGTGATGACAGGCGTCGATGTACCTGTGTGCGTGATTGGCCGCCATGTTCGCGCACCCAACCACGACAGCCCCGGCTCTGCGCGGATTCTCTTTGCGACATCCCTTAAGCCGGGATGTGAGGAGGCAGCCCATTTCGCCTGCAAGGTCGCGGAATTCCTCCAAGCCAATCTCACGCTTCTACACGTAATCTCCGGCAAAGAAGGGGATGCCGAAAGAATTGCTTCGGAGGATGCCGTTCGCGAGAGGTTGGAGACATTGCTTGAGGAAGAAGTCGATCTCTGGTGCAAACCCAAGATAACCATCCGTCATGGCGATCCAGCCGCGGAGATCCTGTCCGAAACAAGCGGGCACTTGCAGGATTGGATCATTCTCGGCGCACCGCCCCACTCTTCCGTAGCACGCGTACTCAATGTTGGCGTGGTGCAAAATGTCCTGGCGGAGGCGCGCTGCCCGGTCATCACGCTGAAGCATACTGCCCTGCTGAACGTATGAGTTCACAGAGAGAGGAGGGCTGAGTTGCCGGGTATCTTTGGCGCATATCCAGATAGATGGCTGGCGTGAAGGTGGGTCGTAACGGGTGCTTCCAGTGGAAAGAGAGCTCGTTGGTATCGTGATTGCCGCGCTTGGCGGAGCAGCCGTGGGCGTCGACCGCCAACGCACCTTTAACGACAAAGAACCCGGAGCGATTGGCGGCCTCCGAACCTTCGCTCTTCTGGGCACGGTGGCTGGAGCATGCGGCTATCTTCTCGCGCATGGACACCATTCCGTTGGGAGCACATTGCTGGGGGCAACTGCTGCCACGGTGCTCTTCGTCCGATTGGCCGCGGGCAGGATACAGCGCGACGCAACTACAGAAATAGCGGCCATGGCCGTCATCGTCAGCGGCGTTATTGCCGGCTACGGGTTGCTGGGAATTGCCGCCGCTCTCTATGCCTGGATCGTATTCCTGCTCATTGAAAAGTCATGGCTGCATACGCTCGTCAACCGCATTGGCGTGGTCGAGCTTGAGGCGGCTGCGCGCTTTTCCGCCATGGCCTTGATCGTCCTGCCGATTCTTCCTGCGGGGAGCTTTGGACCGCGAGGCATCTTCAATCCTCGTGCTGTCTGGATGCTGGTTTTGGTGTTTTCCGGGCTGAGCTTCTGCGGCTATCTGGCAAGGAAAGCGCTGGGCGCCAAAACAGGTTGGGTCGTTGCCGGTCTGCTCGGCGGATTGATCTCTTCGACGCAGGTGTCCTTATCGTTCTCGCGGGATAGCCGCAGCTTTGCGGGAGCGGACACCTCGCTGTTTGGCGGAGTGATGGCAGCAACAGCAATGTCGATCCTTCGCGTATGCGTGGTTTGTCTTTTCATTAAACCTGCGCTGTTTTTCGCTGTCTTGCCTTACATGGCCGCACCTTTTGCTGTGGGAGCAGCGCTGACTCTCTATACGCTCCATCGCGCCTCGAACGCCTCGGCAACTTTTGAGGAGAGGAGCCCGTTGCGGGTTCTTCTTGCCATGCAACTCGCGCTGCTCTTCGTCGTCGTCCAGTATGGAGTGACCTTTGCCAAGGTATGGTTCGGAACGATGGGACTGATCGGCTCCGCTGCGCTGCTGGGGTCGACAGATATCGATGCGCTGGTGGTCTCGCTCTTTCCGCTGATCCATCAAGGGATGGACGTGAGCGTAGCCGCAAAGACAGTGGTGGTGGGCGTTATGAGCAATACAGCGGTCAAGCTCGCCATTACTTCGATTTACGGCAAGGGAAGCTTCCGCTTAAAATCTGGCCTGGGGCTGGCCTGCGTGATTGCGGCCTTGGCGCTGGGGTTGAAGCTGATCCGCTGACAAAAAACTGATCTGTTGCAGGCCGTACTTATCCTCGCCCGCGAATCCGATTGAGTTCGCGTCGATCCCGCTTGGAGGGTTTACCTTCCCGCAAGGATTCGAAGTTCGGCATTGCCTTCCGCTCTTCAGCCAGCTTTTGCCGCAGTTCGCGGCTTGCCTCCGTCTCGCGATAGAGCGTCTGGGCGACCGCGGCCGGACCACGCACCTCACTCAGGAGCAGAACCTCCACCTGGAAGTCTCCGCTTTCGTTTCTCACTTGCAGCAGGTCGCCAGCACGGACCTCTCGCGCAGCCTTGGCCAGCTGGCCATTGGACTGAATCCTGCCCAGTTCGCAGGCACGAGCGGCCAGCGCTCGCGTCTTGAAAAACCTTGCGGCCCAAAGCCACTTATCCATCCGAACAGAAGACATACTTCATTCTCATATAAAAAGCGGCCCCTTTGGGAGAAGCAGCGCTCGACGCAATCATTGCGCGCATCCGGCATCCGGTCTATACCTAGCGAAGAAGGACATTATGCCCGAGATTCACGATGACCGGCAGGAGGTTCGCGACCCCGCGCAGGAGAATCCAGCGGTACATGCAGCACGAGCTCTGGCCAATCTCCAGTCAGTGGTGGCCGATCTTGGACAGCGCGCTCTACGGGGTGCGCCATGGTCCCAGATGCTGAACGATGCAGCGGAAGAGGTTGCCCAGGCTCTCGGCGTCGATTATTCCGAGATTCTGGAGATGCTGCCGAATCGCGAAGCGCTGTTGATGACAGCCGGAGTGGGATGGAAGCCGGGATACGTCGGTCACGCCACGGTTGGCCTTGGCAAGGATTCTCAGGCCGGATATACGCTGCTTTCAGACAAACCGGTCGTGGTCGAAGATCTGCAGCAGGAGAAGCGCTTCGCGCGAACTGCCCTGCTGAGCGAACACGAAGTGGTGAGTGGCGCCAGCGTTGTTATCTCCACCAGCGAGGGCCCTTGCGGCGTACTTGGAGCACTGACTCGTCACCGCCGAAGTTTCCCTGCGGATGAGATCAGCTTTCTTCAGGCGGTCGCCAATATTCTTGGCTCGGTGATGGAACGTCAGCGGGCGGAGGCGCGGTTGTGGCGCGTCAGCCAGGCCCAGCGCGTGCTCAGCAAATGCAACCACACCCTTATTCGGGCAACCGAGGAATCCACGCTGCTGCAGCAGATATGCGACATCGTAGTGGACGAAGCTGGCTATCGGTTGTGTTGGGTCGGCCGTGCTGAGAACGACCTGGAAAAATCAGTAACCGTAATGGCCGAGGCAGGCTTCGAGGCAGGGTACCTGGCCAGCGTAAACATCAACTGGGCAGAAACCGAGCGGGGCGCCGGTCCCGTCGGTACAGCCATCCGCACACATAAGACAGTGGTGACACAACACATCGCCGCAGACCCGGCGATGCTCCCCTGGCGTGCGGAAGCCTTGAAGCGCGGTTATGCTTCCATCGTTGCCATACCTCTCCTTGTCGACGCGGTGACCTTCGGAGCTCTCGCGATTTATTCAGCGGAGCCGGACGCGTTCGACATTGAGGAAGTGAAGCTGCTGACCGAGCTCGCCAACGATCTGGCATTTGGCATCTCCACTTTGCGAACCCGGGCAGAGCAGGCAAAGAGTGCGTTGGCTCTCCTCGAGATGGAAGAGCACATCCGGCTGCTTTTGGACTCCACCGCGGAAGCGATCTGTGGAATCGATCTGCAGGGAAATTGCACCTGGGTCAACCAGGCATGCATGAAGATGCTTGGCTATGACGACCCGGGCAGTTTGCTCGGGAAGAGCCTTCATCAACTGGCACACTACCAGTTGGCTGATGGAAAGTCGTTGCCGCAGGAGGAGTGCAGGGTGCACCAGGCGCTGGCAAAAGGTGGCTACGCGCACGTGGATGACGAGGTGCTATGGCGTGCAGATGGGACATCCTTTCCGGTGGAGTACTGGTCCCATCCGATGTACCGCGGCGGAAAAGCGATTGGAGCGGTGATCACATTCCTAGACATCACGGAGCGCAAGCGTGCCGAGGCCGAGATCCGCGCGCTCAACGCTGGCCTGGAGCAGCGCGTTGCAGCGCGAACCGCCCAATTGCAGACCGCAAACAAGGAACTGGAACAGGCCCGGGAGCGGGAAACTGAGATCGGCTCCAAGATCCAGCAGACCTTGCTGCTCGATCAACCGCCCAGGGATATTCCCGGACTTGAAGTGGCTGCGCTGACAATCCCCTCCATGCGAATCGACGGCGATTTCTACATCTTTCTCCGGCACTCGGACGAGCGCCTGGATGTGATCGTCGGAGACGTCATGGGCAAAGGGATTCCCGCGGCGCTTCTGGGAGCCGCCACCAAGAGCGCCTTTCTCAGGGCCTTCAGCGACTTGATGGCCTTGTCCAGGGACAAAAAGCTGCCGGAACCCAAAGACATCGTGATGCTCGCACATATGGAACTGGTGCGGCACCTGATCGATCTGGAAAGCTTTGTAACCCTGTGCTATGCGCGATTCAACCTGAACAAGGGCAGCCTCGATTTCGTCGATTGCGGGCACACAGGGATCGTTCACCTGCACGGCAAAACCGGCCGCCATGAGATGCTGCACGGAGACGGCCTGCCGCTGGGAGTCCGGGAAGGTGAGATCTACGATCAGATCTCCGTTGCTTTCGAGCCCGACGACTTATTTTTCTTTTACTCGGATGGTGTTACCGAAGCGCGCAGCCCCGCTGGCGAGTTGTTTGGGCCCCAGCGCCTGGAGGAGTGTATTGTGCGCAACGGCCAGCTAGAGCCTGCGCCGCTGGTGGAAGCCGTTCGCCAAAGCGTCGCGGCCTTCACCGGGACCGAACGGCTGACGGACGACCTGACCAGCGTGGCCATCCGCGTGGAAGAAAGAGAGATTCCCATTGCACGGCGGGAGTTGGAGATCGCCAGCAGTCTACGGCAACTCCGCAAGGCACGCGAATTCGTGCGCACATTTTGCCGCAGTCTCCCCAGCCCAGCCCTGGACGAAAGCTTCATCGGCGCACTCGAACTCGCCGTCAACGAGGCGGCCAGCAACATCATGAAGCACGCCTACCATGGCCGCGAAGATCAGTGGATTCGCATCGAGGCCGAAGCGTTTCCAGATCGAATCGTGATTCACTTACATCACTTCGGAGATGCCTTTGACTCCAAGACAGCTCCATTGCCACCGTTCGATGGCTCGCGCGATTCCGGATTCGGCACATACATCATTTCGAGGAGCGTCGATGAAGTACGGTACTATCGCGATGAGCACGGTAGAAATTGCATCGAGTTGCTGAAGACCCGCCCAGCGGGAGGAAAGTGAAGGATGATGGAAATCGCAGTCGAAAGGATAGATGGCATCGCTGTTGCGACGATGCCTGTTGAGGAGCTGGACGCAGGCAACGTTGGAGACTTCAAGCGCGCCATTGCACCGATTCTGCAAGACAATAGCATGCTGGTGCTCGATTTAAGCCCGCTGCACTTTATCGATAGCTCCGGGCTGGGCGCTATGCTCTCCTGCCTTCGGCAATTGAGCGCCAAGGGCGGAGAGCTGAAGCTCTCCGGCATGTCGAAGCAGGTGCGGGCTCTCTTCGAACTCGTGCGCATGCACCGGGTCTTCGATATCTATGACACCAAAGAAGAGGCTGCGCATGCTTTCGCCAAGTGAGTACTTACTTCAACGCGCAACCAGAATCACACTGGAGCGAGGCTGCACGAGGTAGCTAGCGGAGTTAGCAAGCGCAGCCTCTCCTTCGGGGCTGTAGAAACCGGATGGCGTGGGTTGCGCTGTGTCGACAGCAAGGCTCCAGGAGCCTGAGAGGCGCGACGGAAGGACAAAGGAGACCGCCTCGCCTTCCGCGTTGAACATCAGAAACAGGTCTGCCCCTCCCTCGGCGAGAATCTCGCACGCCAGGCATCTCTGGCTGGAATCGAACCAGTTCGGGTTCTCCCCGGAAGGATGGAACCAATAGATCTCCTGGCTGGTATAGAAGGCCTCCCGCCGCAATACCGGGTGCGTCCGCCGAAAGGCAAACATGCCACGCGCAAATTGAAAAACTTCATTGTTGTGTTGCAGCAGGGACCAATCCACCCAACTGATCTCGTTGTCCTGACAGTAGGCATTATTGTTTCCCTGCTGACTGCGCCGGAACTCATCGCCCCCCAACAGCATCGGCATCCCGCGGGAGACCGCCATCGTCAAAAGAAAATTCTTGATCTGGCGAACGCGCATGCCTTCTACCGCCGGATCGGCAGATGCCCCTTCGACGCCATAGTTCGCGCTGTAGTTCTCAAAGGATCCGTCTCTGCCGTTTTCGTCATTCGCATCATTGTGCTTGCGCGAGT
This DNA window, taken from Acidisarcina sp., encodes the following:
- a CDS encoding AsmA family protein; this encodes MKLWGKVLIGVVAAIILAAIAVPLFVNANTFRPMLENQLSTALGRQIKLGDLSLSLFSGQMVAKDISISDDPAYSPTPFLEASSLHIGVEMKPLIFDHALRVTSLKVDRPRIHIVHAANGTFNFSSIAKSQANQDKSAQAQRESAFPDLKVGLLKIIDGVATVDSLPRERGPLVYDKVNLQVEKFSFLSAFPFVLTANLPGGGDLSVKGTAGPIDSNDAANSPFTADLNVKHLDPVAGGFVSPNQGFSMLADIVAHATSNGRDLSSTGSIHSDKLKLVKNGTPAPRPMDLTYDVVHDLAHRTGQVKDLTLKTGNVGAHGNGTYNLTPAGASVDMRLAGESLPIDQLEQLLPALGIQLPSNSTLKGGTLTVHLTARGPADNLVVEGPVEINNTRMAGFNLGSNLSGLAMLAGVKTGNDTEIRQVRFDLRYTTSGIRTDNVYALVPALGQATGAGSISDSGALNYRLIVKLATNQGMGGMAMTGIGMIGGGVGNMATSTAKNGIPLVIGGTTSHPVFSADMKSIGGNLLQDQATSILNQRLQKNNAPNPVSGVLGRLFGKKQ
- the aldA gene encoding aldehyde dehydrogenase, whose translation is MSTTQAALRRYEMLIDGKFVTSDKMLQVVNPSTEEVISEVPSCTVEDVNSAVLAAEKAQKSWAALPAIRRAGYLREIATLIRANSESLARTITEEQGKVLSLAQVEVDFAADYVDYMAEFARRYEGEIIQSDRPGENILLYKQPIGVIAGILPWNFPFFLIVRKVAPALVTGNTIVVKPSSETPNNAFEFAKLIAQSSLPKGVFNLVSGSGSVIGKALASHPKVGMVSMTGSVDGGVAVMHAASDNVTKVSLELGGKAPAIVMADADLDLAVKAIRLSRILNTGQLCNCAERVYVHESIADSFIEKMTAAMQQTVVGDPLASATEMGPLVSRKQLELVDAAVQRAIQEGAVLKCGGKKAEGKAGYYYPPTVLTNCKQDSDIMQQEVFGPVLPITTFKTLDEALEYANDCEYGLTSSIYTQSLDAAMRASNELKFGETYVNRENFEAMQGFHAGWRKSGIGGADGKHGLEEYLQTHVVYMNYDLQKQ
- the larA gene encoding nickel-dependent lactate racemase; the encoded protein is MEINFAFGKNGLKVELPEGYRYQVLESRSAEPLTHPEAAIENALDHPVAGPSLKELAAGKRSAAISVCDITRPVPNWQILPPMLVRLEEAGIPREAITILIATGLHRPASEAEIREICGETIAARYRVLNHHARELSEHRNLGTTASGTPVYVDERFVAADLHLTLGFIEPHLMLGFSGGRKLIAPGLAAQETIKVLHSPKFMRDPRSMEGSVDENPLHHELLEIARMARHDFLVDVALTREDGHHRIAAVFAGAPEEAHRKGREFVSKVMLQQMEEPVDAVITTAAGYPLDLTFYQAIKGITGAAQVVKPGGKILILAECSEGAGGPEFSRMLGENPSDRLFMDKIARDPVLVDQWQLEKLGLVTAKVGVLYFVPGLEPEYQSRLWGTAYPTVKAAVNALTSSVATNERIALIPEGPYVLARAQVGQSIGARGSVSRESSAPGRMLC
- a CDS encoding universal stress protein is translated as MQVSTAINVTFQEVLTATDLSSASTKALGYAKAIARRYHSHLLLVHVNEPPRSEAAWYDIRESQNRIGEKLQSDAATMRADGFNVEAVSAQGSAGHEIVALSKTFQSDLIVVGTHGPQGMDRLLFGSTAEMVLRHADCAVMTVGPAAQQAVAGEWRPKEVVCALSLDPRQVEAAVYGYRLATSLGANYTVFHLEDPWQPDNEGAWREVQSIIDRSLPEEEARKPLIRSYFLSDSVPADIVTAASNLKADLLVLAAAPMPIGTTHFFQGIVPHVISTASCPVLTIHG
- a CDS encoding universal stress protein, encoding MDKNVIHRWSNPDTILVATNLADRPALMLHSISQAKASGAQVLLVHVIRPAYLSANSEEGVPFVLPSPTVHEVRAKLKDLACEYQQNGIPCEPIALKGLPAEEIPALVKDRSVDRVLVATRNADGVARLIEGSVAEDVMTGVDVPVCVIGRHVRAPNHDSPGSARILFATSLKPGCEEAAHFACKVAEFLQANLTLLHVISGKEGDAERIASEDAVRERLETLLEEEVDLWCKPKITIRHGDPAAEILSETSGHLQDWIILGAPPHSSVARVLNVGVVQNVLAEARCPVITLKHTALLNV
- a CDS encoding DUF4010 domain-containing protein, whose amino-acid sequence is MERELVGIVIAALGGAAVGVDRQRTFNDKEPGAIGGLRTFALLGTVAGACGYLLAHGHHSVGSTLLGATAATVLFVRLAAGRIQRDATTEIAAMAVIVSGVIAGYGLLGIAAALYAWIVFLLIEKSWLHTLVNRIGVVELEAAARFSAMALIVLPILPAGSFGPRGIFNPRAVWMLVLVFSGLSFCGYLARKALGAKTGWVVAGLLGGLISSTQVSLSFSRDSRSFAGADTSLFGGVMAATAMSILRVCVVCLFIKPALFFAVLPYMAAPFAVGAALTLYTLHRASNASATFEERSPLRVLLAMQLALLFVVVQYGVTFAKVWFGTMGLIGSAALLGSTDIDALVVSLFPLIHQGMDVSVAAKTVVVGVMSNTAVKLAITSIYGKGSFRLKSGLGLACVIAALALGLKLIR
- a CDS encoding RNA-binding S4 domain-containing protein; amino-acid sequence: MSSVRMDKWLWAARFFKTRALAARACELGRIQSNGQLAKAAREVRAGDLLQVRNESGDFQVEVLLLSEVRGPAAVAQTLYRETEASRELRQKLAEERKAMPNFESLREGKPSKRDRRELNRIRGRG